The genomic window TCATTGCGCAAAAGCTTATTGATGTTGAACCAGGCAAACTCCCCATCCTTAAAGTATCAAGTACAGGTAAAGATGTCTTATTAGGAAAAAAGAGGGTCTACCGAAAAGAAGCTCATCAAGCAAGTGAAATTAGCGTTCATGATGAATTATTTGAAACGTTACGTCAACTTCGAAAACAGCTAGCGGATGATGAGGGTGTCCCACCCTTTGTTATCTTTTCTGATAAAACATTGCGTGAGTTAAGTGCCCACCATCCAACGACATTTGAAGCTTTTCTTGAAATTAAAGGAGTTGGAAAGCAGAAACAAGAGAAGTACGGAAAGGTATTTATCGAGAAGATAAAAGGGTATGTGTAGTATTGTAAAGAACATAAATAAAACCTGTTGCATTCGTTGCAGCAGGTTTTTTTATTATTATAACCTCTTGTACAACTTAGGAAGAGTTTGAAATAATAGTCATTGGACTATGATCAAAATTATGGGAAGTGACAGAATGACGACTATATTTCTAGTAAGGCATGGGGAAACAAATTGGAACGCAATCGGTAAACTTCAAGGAAGAACAGATATACCATTAAACAGTGTAGGGGTTCAACAAGCTGAAGAATGTAGTATGTACTTAAAAGCTTTTGAGTGGGACGTAATGATAACAAGCCCGTTGAAAAGAGCTAGGACAACGGCAGAGATCATTAATAAAAAATTAATGGTTCCTCTAATTGAACGAGATGAATTTTTAGAAAGATGCTATGGAGATGCTGAAGGCATGACAATAGAAGAAAGAACAGCTACATTTCCGGATAAAATATATAGAAATCAAGAGGAATGGACTTCTTTAAATCAACGTG from Bacillus spongiae includes these protein-coding regions:
- a CDS encoding histidine phosphatase family protein, whose amino-acid sequence is MTTIFLVRHGETNWNAIGKLQGRTDIPLNSVGVQQAEECSMYLKAFEWDVMITSPLKRARTTAEIINKKLMVPLIERDEFLERCYGDAEGMTIEERTATFPDKIYRNQEEWTSLNQRVMTGIQELHQRYKGQKILLVAHGAVINAILATISNGEIGTGKTKLMNACISNIHYHEEQWRVYDYNQVAHLSNYCGV